The genome window TCTCCTCCGCCGGTTTGCCGCACTCGCGGCAGGCGGAGAAGTCCGGGCCGAAGCCCTGCTCGAAAGCCATCCTGGCCCGGAAGAACAGCGGAAAAACATCCGTCGGAGGTTCGGAGCTTTCCTCCAGAACCTGAAGACTGTCAAGCAGCAGATCGAAGGCCGCCTTGGCTCCGGCGGGCCCGGCCTCCACCGCCTCCGCGAACTTCAGGCAGTTGACGGCCATGCCCAGGCGCGGGGCGTCGGCCTTGAGCGCCGGAAACCCCTGGAGCAGCGTCCCCTCCTCCAGGGTCAGGTAGGCCCCGCGCTTGCTCGAGCCGACCTGGAAGAGCACCAGGTTCAGGGTGTCCAGGCAGCCGCAGAAGCGCCGCCTGCTGCGCGCGGCCCCGAAGGCGAAGGCCGTGAAGACCCCATGCCCGGGACCGAGACAGCGCACCCAGGCGTCATTCTCCCGAAAACGCCCGACCTTGAGCACCAGGGCCTTTTCGGTGAACTCCATGCGTCCTCGTCGAGAGTCGGAAACGACCGGTCCGGCCGCCGGGCCTTCGGTCTAGGGGAAGGTCAGCGTCTTGACGCTCCAGCCGGCCCCGTCCGTGGCCACGGCCTTGCCGTTGTGCGTCACCGTCACGCCGCCCACGTTGCCGAGACGGACCCAAAGCTTTTCGGAATACTCGAGATTCACGGCCTCGCCGCTGCGGATGAAGTATTCCTTCTTGTCCCGGCCGTCCACGGAGACCTCCATCCAGCACATCTGCCCGGGCTTGGCCGTGATGGCCACGGTCTTCGCGCCGGGCTTGCCCGGAACCGGCTTGGCCTGTTCAG of Desulfovibrio aminophilus contains these proteins:
- the recO gene encoding DNA repair protein RecO, which encodes MEFTEKALVLKVGRFRENDAWVRCLGPGHGVFTAFAFGAARSRRRFCGCLDTLNLVLFQVGSSKRGAYLTLEEGTLLQGFPALKADAPRLGMAVNCLKFAEAVEAGPAGAKAAFDLLLDSLQVLEESSEPPTDVFPLFFRARMAFEQGFGPDFSACRECGKPAEEMGDGFFLVEKGRLACSACRPASGLCLPASAGTALTLDRLGQSRPADWARLDMGGLVRRQCYEIIERFVAYHLGLTWDGGRFRKV